In the genome of Populus alba chromosome 11, ASM523922v2, whole genome shotgun sequence, one region contains:
- the LOC118035090 gene encoding uncharacterized protein — protein sequence MDSPQRISIKEPQVILSPCSSRRRRASSDSNSPPEFEFWMVQNPSFPQPNLVTADELFVDGVLLPLYLLHHPNNNNNNNHPPDPDPDSTEAEPPISQPDPEPEISPASITMEPTSSSKRWKDMIFKKGDKKTSTAAKKQEEKDKDKDKDKKREKRSQNGASSAELNINIWPFSRSRSEGNSVTRPKLFPGAPGTRKVSSAPCSRSNSAGESKSRKSWPSSPGRPGVHLSRSSPVWQVRRGGGSGTKSSFPEPVVRSGEKSSSKKEVTEPRRSKNTANVNGSTYGARAKVLNINVPVCIGYRNHLSCRSGVRGADGSDGGATKSAGGDCGGSSTTNVGNGGNLFNLRSLFTKKVY from the coding sequence ATGGATAGCCCACAAAGAATATCCATTAAAGAACCTCAAGTAATCCTCTCTCCATGCAGCAGTAGAAGAAGGAGAGCAAGCAGTGATTCAAACTCACCACCCGAATTCGAGTTCTGGATGGTCCAAAACCCATCTTTCCCTCAACCAAATCTTGTTACAGCTGATGAACTCTTTGTTGATGGTGTCCTCCTCCCTCTCTACCTCCTCCACCAccccaacaacaacaacaacaacaaccatcCGCCTGATCCTGACCCTGACTCAACCGAAGCCGAACCTCCCATCTCCCAACCTGACCCTGAACCCGAAATCTCGCCAGCAAGCATAACCATGGAGCCAACAAGCAGTTCCAAGAGATGGAAAGATATGATATTCAAGAAAGGTGACAAGAAAACTTCAACAGCTGCCaagaaacaagaagagaaaGATAAGGACAAGGACAaggataaaaagagagagaaaaggagtcAAAATGGAGCGAGTTCAGCTGAGTTGAATATCAACATATGGCCGTTTTCACGTAGTAGATCCGAAGGGAACAGTGTGACCCGACCCAAGTTGTTTCCCGGGGCTCCCGGAACCCGGAAGGTAAGTAGTGCCCCTTGTTCGAGGAGTAATTCGGCAGGGGAATCCAAATCAAGAAAGTCATGGCCAAGTAGCCCGGGTCGACCCGGAGTCCATTTGAGTCGGAGCAGCCCAGTGTGGCAGGTTCGACGTGGAGGTGGTTCGGGTACGAAGAGTAGCTTCCCTGAGCCTGTGGTTCGGAGTGGTGAGAAATCGAGCAGTAAAAAAGAAGTTACCGAGCCTCGCCGCAGTAAAAATACAGCCAATGTCAATGGCAGCACTTATGGTGCTAGAGCAAAGGTTTTGAATATAAATGTCCCCGTTTGTATCGGGTATAGAAATCATTTGAGTTGCAGAAGCGGTGTCCGCGGTGCTGACGGCAGTGACGGTGGCGCAACCAAAAGCGCTGGCGGTGATTGTGGTGGTAGTAGCACTACTAATGTTGGAAATGGTGGTAATCTTTTCAATTTACGTAGCCTCTTCACAAAAAAAGTTTATTAG
- the LOC118035092 gene encoding uncharacterized protein, with the protein MQPFMSSRTTEIDPKQKINGDLYCALMKGNTKSVADLCLKLQDHALHVITVTDDTVLHMATYAKEASLVEQLLDELPDHHLDKLTRQNGVGNTILHETATSNHTVAIARKLLQKAPGLLGMRNHNGETALFRAARYGKTDMFDFLATRVSGYDESGLQFYVQRSDKTTILHMAILSLHFDLAYQIASKYEHLIGQRDGDGMTGLQILSCNPSVFKQEPEDGFIKLAKSCGSSAWRKKVQKQKQLHRSAVELAKFLVRKDTSWECISSGIDVMKPKIHKYGEKGGQERQEVHLYNTIPDQMESRAETPLILATKSGCVEIVEEILKAYPQAVEHIDDEGRNVLHVAIKYRQLKIFKLVTRMEVPMKRLGRKIDNDGNSILHNVGKKSKDVVSDEKMEGPAFLLQEELLWFERVEKVTPSHFQGHRNNKMLTAEGFFFTANSELRNLAKEWIKTTAEGCSVVAVLIATVAFAAAYTVPGGPNQSTGVPVLLNKPFFVVFTVADVLSLTFALTAVVTFLSILSSPFRFKDFKHILPNKLMIGFTFLFFSVAMMMVAFGATILLMIYSKERWEKITLYAVSFIPVSISALVYFPLYSSLSKTYNYLLKKIPLIKHILAIPWKISKSLKCC; encoded by the exons ATGCAGCCTTTTATGTCTTCCCGTACTACTGAAATCGATCCTAAACAGAAAATAAACGGAGACTTGTACTGTGCTCTCATGAAAGGAAACACGAAGAGCGTTGCAGATCTCTGCCTAAAGCTTCAGGATCATGCATTGCACGTAATAACAGTAACCGACGATACAGTACTTCACATGGCTACATATGCCAAAGAAGCATCCTTGGTAGAACAATTACTAGATGAGTTGCCTGATCATCATCTCGACAAGTTGACTCGCCAAAATGGTGTAGGAAACACAATCCTCCATGAGACTGCCACAAGCAACCATACTGTAGCTATTGCACGTAAACTTCTGCAGAAAGCCCCTGGATTGTTAGGCATGCGCAACCACAATGGGGAGACGGCTCTCTTTCGCGCGGCCCGGTATGGAAAAACTGATATGTTCGACTTTCTAGCTACTAGAGTCTCTGGATATGATGAATCTGGTTTGCAATTCTATGTACAGAGAAGTGATAAAACCACTATCCTTCACATGGCCATTCTTTCTCTGCATTTTG ATTTGGCTTACCAAATTGCATCGAAGTACGAACATTTAATTGGTCAAAGAGATGGTGATGGTATGACTGGTCTTCAGATTTTATCATGCAACCCATCAGTTTTTAAACAAGAGCCTGAAGATGGATTCATTAAGTTAG CTAAATCTTGTGGAAGTTCAGCATGGAGGAAAAAGgttcaaaagcaaaaacaactgCATAGATCAGCTGTGGAGCTTGCCAAGTTTTTAGTCAGAAAAGATACCTCCTGGGAGTGTATTTCTTCTGGCATCGACGTGATGAAGCCTAAAATTCACAAGTATGGAGAAAAGGGAGGCCAAGAACGGCAAGAAGTACATTTGTATAATACAATTCCAGACCAAATGGAGAGTCGTGCAGAAACTCCTTTGATTTTGGCTACAAAGTCAGGCTGTGTGGAGATTGTTGAGGAAATACTCAAAGCATATCCCCAGGCAGTCGAACACATTGATGATGAAGGGAGAAATGTACTGCATGTAGCAATCAAATACCGCCAACTGAAGATTTTTAAGCTTGTGACACGAATGGAAGTGCCTATGAAGAGGCTGGGAAGGAAGATTGATAATGATGGGAATTCCATTCTACACAACGTCGGAAAGAAATCGAAGGATGTTGTGTCTGATGAGAAGATGGAAGGTCCTGCATTCCTATTACAGGAAGAGTTACTCTGGTTTGAG CGCGTCGAAAAAGTCACTCCATCCCATTTCCAGGGTCATCGGAACAATAAGATGCTCACTGCAGAAGGGTTTTTCTTTACTGCAAACTCTGAACTCCGCAATTTAGCCAAAGAATGGATAAAGACAACAGCAGAAGGATGTTCTGTGGTAGCAGTTCTCATTGCCACCGTTGCCTTTGCTGCAGCCTACACGGTTCCAGGAGGTCCGAATCAGAGCACTGGTGTTCCTGTCCTCCTCAACAAACCATTCTTTGTGGTTTTCACTGTGGCAGATGTACTCTCCCTTACCTTTGCTTTGACAGCAGTCGTTACCTTCCTCTCTATCCTATCATCGCCGTTTCGATTTAAAGATTTCAAGCATATACTTCCTAATAAGTTGATGATAGGCTTCACATTTCTGTTCTTTTCCGTGGCTATGATGATGGTAGCATTTGGAGCAACAATCCTTCTGATGATATACAGTAAGGAAAGGTGGGAAAAAATTACTCTATATGCAGTCTCCTTTATCCCAGTTAGCATCTCTGCACTAGTTTATTTCCCTCTTTATTCATCACTATCAAAAACCTACAATTACTTGCTCAAGAAGATTCCCCTCATTAAACATATTCTAGCTATACCTTGGAAGATCTCCAAATCTTTGAAATGTTGTTGA
- the LOC118035088 gene encoding pyrophosphate--fructose 6-phosphate 1-phosphotransferase subunit beta: MAPPSVINGAVAASSGNSAPVTGRVASVYSEVQSSRIDHALPLPSVLQNPFQIVDGPPSSAAGNPDEIAKLFPKIFGQPSAMLVPNNVDTLSSDQKLRIGVVLSGGQAPGGHNVISGIYDYLQDRAKGSVLYGFRGGPAGIMKCKYVELNADYIYPYRNQGGFDMIASGRDKIETPEQFKQAEETAKKLDLDGLVVIGGDDSNTNACLLAENFRGKNLKTRVIGCPKTIDGDLKCKEVPTSFGFDTACKIYAEMIGNVMVDARSTGKYYHFVRLMGRAASHITLECALQTHPNITIIGEEVAAKKLTLKNVTDYIVNVICKRSDLGYNYGVILIPEGLIDFIPEVQQLIAELNEVLAHDVVDEGGQWKKKLTNQSLQLFDFLPPAIQEQLMLERDPHGNVQVAKIETEKMLIQMVETELEKRKQEGSYKGHFKGQSHFFGYEGRCGLPTNFDSTYCYALGYGAGALLHSGKTGLISSVGNLGAPVAEWTVGGTALTSLMDVERRHGKFKPVIKKAMVELEGAPFKKFASLRDEWALKNRYISPGPIQFKGPGSDAISHTLLLELGADA; encoded by the exons ATGGCTCCCCCTTCTGTAATCAATGGCGCCGTCGCCGCATCTTCCGGCAACTCCGCTCCGGTCACTGGACGCGTCGCTTCCGTTTACAGCGAAGTTCAATCTAGCCGCATTGATCACGCACTCCCTCTCCCTTCTGTCCTCCAGAACCCTTTCCAAATCGTCGACGGTCCTCCTAGCTCCGCTGCTGGCAATCCTG ATGAGATAGCGAAGTTGTTTCCGAAGATTTTTGGGCAGCCATCAGCAATGTTGGTGCCAAACAATGTGGATACTTTGAGCTCAGATCAGAAGTTGAGGATTGGTGTCGTTTTGTCCGGTGGACAAGCACCTGGTGGCCATAATGTTATTTCTGGAATCTACG ATTATTTGCAGGATCGGGCGAAAGGAAGTGTGTTGTATGGATTTAGGGGAGGTCCGGCTGGGATCATGAAGTGCAAATATGTTGAATTGAATGCTGATTATATCTATCCTTATAGAAACCAG GGTGGTTTTGATATGATTGCAAGTGGAAGAGACAAGATTGAAACACCTGAGCAG TTTAAACAAGCCGAAGAAACAGCTAAGAAACTTGACTTGGATGGGCTTGTTGTTATTGGTGGGGATGACTCAAACACAAATGCTTGCCTCCTTGCTGAAAACTTCAG GggtaaaaatttgaaaactcggGTGATTGGATGCCCAAAAACCATTGATGGTGATTTGAAATGCAAGGAGGTTCCTACCAGTTTTGGATTTGATACTGCTTGCAAG ATATATGCAGAAATGATTGGAAATGTCATGGTTGATGCTCGATCAACTGGAAAATATTATCACT TTGTCCGGCTTATGGGACGTGCAGCTTCTCACATTACATTGGAGTGTGCCTTGCAAACTCATCCGAACATCACCATCATTGGAGAAGAG GTTGCTGCTAAGAAACTGACGCTGAAAAATGTTACAGATTACATAGTAAATGTAATCTGTAAACGTTCTGATCTTGGATATAATTATGGTGTGATTCTTATTCCtgaaggtttaattgatttCATTCCTGAG gttcagcAGCTTATAGCAGAACTGAATGAGGTTTTGGCCCATGATGTCGTAGATGAAGGTGGGCAATGGAAAAAGAAACTCACAAATCAATCTCTGcagctttttgattttttaccaCCAGCAATTCAAGAACAATTGATGCTTGAAAGAGATCCACATGGAAATGTCCAG GTTGCCAAAATTGAGACCGAGAAAATGCTTATTCAAATGGTTGAGACTGAGTTGGAGAAGAGGAAGCAAGAAGGTTCATACAAAGGCCATTTCAAAGGCCAGTCCCACTTCTTTGG GTATGAAGGAAGATGTGGTTTGCCTACAAACTTTGATTCTACATACTGCTATGCTTTGGGCTATGGTGCAGGAGCTCTCCTTCACAGTGGAAAAACTGGGCTGATATCATCA GTTGGGAATTTGGGTGCTCCTGTTGCAGAATGGACAGTTGGAGGGACGGCATTGACTTCTTTGATGGATGTGGAAAGGAGACATG GTAAATTCAAGCCTGTGATCAAGAAGGCAATGGTAGAGCTTGAAG GTGCACCTTTCAAAAAATTTGCATCCCTGAGGGATGAGTGGGCACTTAAGAATCGGTACATCAGTCCTG GTCCCATCCAATTCAAGGGCCCAGgatcagatgccattagccacaCTTTACTATTGGAATTGGGAGCTGATGCTTAG